From a single Miscanthus floridulus cultivar M001 chromosome 8, ASM1932011v1, whole genome shotgun sequence genomic region:
- the LOC136477673 gene encoding uncharacterized protein: MASRAITRRRKYLFDHVKTLNLSSSSSTFQHGRIGCEAEPRIALRFLEQSSGDSRSEKEQYSVNLNKRNLAGLANRFLRCPAHGISLSYYGIGKNDFGLPLGARSTLQSVRASSTATAGQPKLDIDDEQSEDQKQNRKKKEASPEECDQAVEGLSTAKAKAKAKQVQESPKASQSVMQKFWARLLGIGPALRAVASMSRADWAAKLKHWKDEFVSTLQHYWLGTKLLWADVRISSRLLVKLAGGKSLSRRERQQLTRTTADIFRLVPFAVFIIVPFMEFLLPVFLKLFPNMLPSTFQDKMKEEEALKRKLKARMEYAKFLQDTAKEMAKEVQTSRSGDIKQTAEDLDEFLNKVRRGERVSNDEILSFAKLFNDELTLDNMSRPRLVNMCKYMGIRPFGTDHYLRFMLRKKLQDIKNDDKMIQAEGVESLSEEELRQACRERGHLGLLSTEEMRQQLQDWLDLSLNYAVPSSLLILSRAFTVSGKVKPEEAVVATLSSLPDEVVDTVGTVLPSEDSVSERRRKLEFLEMQEELIKEEEKRKEKEEKAKQEEEEKTKLKEPEGAAEDLALKEMTDATAREEELRKAKQHDREKLCNIGRALAVLASASSVSKERQEFLGLVNKEIELYNSMLEKEGTEGEEEAKRAYIAAREESDRHAEAAAEEKVSSALIEKVDAMLQELEKEIDDVDAQIGNRWQLLDKDHDGKVTPEEVAAAAAYLKDTIGKEGVQELISNLSKDKEGKILVEDIVKLASQTENNEEEEEARQ, from the exons ATGGCTTCAAGAGCAATCACGAGGAGAAGGAAATATCTTTTCGATCATGTTAAAACACTTAACCTCTCATCTTCATCCTCTACCTTCCAACATGGAAGAATTGGTTGTGAGGCTGAGCCAAGAATAGCACTACGGTTTCTGGAGCAAAGCTCCGGAGACTCAAGATCTGAGAAGGAGCAATACAGTGTGAATTTGAATAAAAGGAATTTGGCAGGTCTTGCTAATAGATTTCTGCGATGTCCAGCTCATGGGATATCTCTTTCATATTATGGAATTGGAAAGAATGACTTTGGGTTGCCGCTGGGAGCTAGATCTACTCTGCAGTCAGTTCGTGCATCATCAACTGCAACTGCAGGGCAACCTAAGTTGGATATTGATGATGAACAGAGTGAGGATCAGAAgcaaaatagaaagaaaaaagagGCATCCCCAGAGGAATGTGATCAGGCTGTGGAAGGCCTAAGTACTgcaaaagctaaagccaaagctaAACAGGTCCAAGAATCTCCGAAGGCTAGCCAATCAGTTATGCAGAAATTCTGGGCAAGGCTTCTGGGTATTGGCCCTGCTCTGCGAGCTGTGGCTTCAATGAGCAG GGCTGATTGGGCTGCAAAGCTTAAGCATTGGAAGGATGAATTTGTTTCTACACTGCAGCATTACTGGTTAGGGACAAAGCTACTATGGGCAGATGTTAGAATCTCATCAAGATTGCTGGTGAAACTTGCCGGTGGAAAAAGCCTTTCTAGAAGAGAGAGGCAACAGCTGACACGCACAACAGCTGATATCTTCAGGCTGGTACCATTTGCTGTGTTCATCATTGTTCCTTTCATGGAGTTCTTACTGCCAGTGTTCCTGAAGTTATTTCCAAACATGCTTCCATCAACTTTCCAAGACAAAATGAAAGAAGAG GAAGCATTGAAAAGGAAACTAAAAGCAAGGATGGAATATGCAAAATTTTTGCAAGATACAGCAAAAGAAATGGCAAAGGAAGTTCAAACATCACGTAGTGGGGACATAAAACAGACTGCTGAAGATCTGGACGAGTTTTTGAACAAG GTAAGGAGAGGTGAACGTGTCTCTAATGACGAAATCTTGAGCTTTGCGAAGCTTTTCAATGATGAACTTACTTTGGATAACATGAGCAG ACCACGCTTGGTAAATATGTGCAAATATATGGGTATCCGGCCTTTTGGTACAGATCACTACTTGAGGTTCATGCTTCGCAAAAAACTGCAAGA CATTAAGAATGATGATAAGATGATTCAAGCTGAGGGTGTGGAGTCTCTTTCTGAAGAGGAGCTTCGGCAAGCCTGTCGGGAACGTGGTCACCTAGGTCTACTGTCAACTGAAGAGATGAGACAGCAG CTCCAAGACTGGTTGGATCTCTCACTAAACTATGCAGTGCCATCTTCACTTCTCATACTTTCAAG AGCTTTTACTGTATCTGGGAAAGTGAAGCCTGAGGAAGCTGTTGTAGCAACACTATCTTCACTACCGGATGAAGTTGTGGATACAGTTGGGACAGTACTGCCATCTGAAGATTCAGTTTCTGAGAGGAGGAGAAAACTTGAATTCCTTGAGATGCAAGAAGAACTTATCAAG GAGGAAGAGAaaaggaaggagaaagaagaaaaagcaaAACAAGAGGAAGAGGAAAAGACAAAGCTCAAAGAACCAGAGGGTGCTGCTGAAGATTTAGCTTTGAAAGAAATGACTGATGCTACTGCTAGGGAAGAAGAACTGCGAAAGGCAAAACAACACGACAGGGAAAAACTCTGTAATATCGGCCGAGCATTGGCAGTGCTCGCATCTGCATCG TCTGTAAGCAAGGAGCGTCAGGAGTTCTTGGGACTTGTCAACAAGGAG ATAGAACTATACAACTCAATGCTTGAAAAGGAGGGTACAGAGGGTGAAGAAGAAGCTAAGAGAGCATACATAGCTGCTAGAGAGGAATCAGACCGTCATGCTGAGGCTGCTGCAGAAGAAAAAGTCTCATCAGCACTTATTGAGAAG GTTGATGCTATGCTTCAAGAATTAGAAAAGGAGATTGATGATGTGGATGCACAAATTGGAAATCGTTGGCAACTACTTGATAA GGACCATGATGGCAAAGTGACACCTGAAGAGGTGGCGGCCGCAGCAGCCTATCTCAAGGACACCATAGggaaagaaggcgtgcaagagcTCATCAGTAACCTTTCTAAAGACAAAG AAGGAAAGATCCTTGTTGAAGATATTGTGAAGCTAGCATCCCAAACAGAGAacaatgaagaggaagaggaagcacGGCAGTAG
- the LOC136477671 gene encoding protein FAR1-RELATED SEQUENCE 6-like isoform X2, with the protein MEESDGEDIGVPEVGMVFNNHTEVNRFYRKYARRVGFGVSVRRSSFSQEGTCLYLELMCCKGGRPRYEPKFRKRSSSTTNCPAKIRVKLWGDKLLHVELAILDHNHPVSPAMARFLNSYKQLSGPAKKRLRMGGPGAMPVEESSEMPMDKLGELEQLLFGESKHHSFVERGHLKLQPGDSEALRLFFTRMQAKNANFFNVIDLDDEGCTRNVFWADARSRAMCEYYSDVITLDTSYVASKYDMPLATFIGVNHHGQSVLMGCALLSDETAETYSWLLKAWIACMYGNRPKAIVTDYCRGIQSAVAEVIPGVRHRMCLFQIMRKAAERLGGLSEYRAINKAMHKAVYDSLTIDEFEGEWNTLITYSGLQGNDWLRSLYECRSSWVPVFIKDTFWAGMSATQRNETITPFFYGYVDLKTTLKHFLGKYEMALQSKYEKEAQADFETFHKQRPPVSKFYMEEQLSKVYTHNMFKKFQDEIEAIMYCHVSLIGVDGPVSTFNVKECIFLEDGKRTMSKIFAVTYKADEKSISCICGGFQFSGILCRHSLSMLKFQLVREIPQHYILDRWKKDFRQLHVKRRPPSDLVPNNRMDRYDYISMRCLQLVDSAVLSDKYRLALRLVRETENFLLNSNTHDDTQPRIKSRVPKVNKPNTVTGQTVVGAATGNRNDGLKGPEAPAVMQVPQIQKGGAEKGIVPTGYIGVPANIQQFVGNQAAFQPSIVYMVPSGVDPHAFGNVLMPVMYQQMFQVPPKPNETVQDTSANGKRKRPRGQKLTETSQQANGTPASASG; encoded by the exons ATGGAGGAGTCCGATGGGGAGGATATTGGTGTTCCAGAAGTTGGCATGGTGTTCAATAATCACACAGAAGTCAACCGATTCTACCGCAAGTATGCCCGCCGTGTTGGCTTTGGTGTCTCAGTAAGGAGGTCCTCTTTCTCACAAGAAGGGACCTGCTTATATCTCGAGCTTATGTGCTGCAAAGGAGGGCGGCCACGTTATGAGCCAAAGTTTCGGAAACGGTCTTCATCGACCACTAACTGCCCAGCCAAGATCCGAGTGAAGTTGTGGGGAGATAAATTGTTGCATGTAGAGTTGGCGATCCTCGATCATAATCATCCAGTGAGCCCAGCAATGGCAAGGTTTTTGAACTCTTATAAGCAGCTCTCTGGCCCTGCGAAGAAGCGGTTGCGTATGGGTGGCCCTGGGGCTATGCCTGTTGAAGAGTCAAGCGAGATGCCCATGGATAAGCTGGGGGAGCTTGAGCAGCTTCTTTTTGGCGAGAGCAAGCACCACAGCTTTGTGGAGAGGGGTCATTTGAAGCTCCAACCTGGAGATTCAGAGGCCCTTCGTCTTTTCTTCACTCGGATGCAGGCCAAAAATGCCAACTTTTTCAATGTCATTGACCTGGACGATGAAGGCTGTACCAGGAATGTTTTCTGGGCAGATGCACGGTCAAGAGCCATGTGTGAGTACTATAGTGATGTCATCACACTTGATACGTCATATGTGGCTAGTAAATATGATATGCCTCTTGCAACATTTATTGGGGTGAATCATCATGGACAATCTGTCTTGATGGGGTGTGCCCTGCTTTCTGATGAAACAGCAGAAACCTATTCATGGCTACTTAAGGCTTGGATAGCATGTATGTATGGCAATCGTCCGAAGGCTATTGTCACTGACTATTGTAGGGGCATCCAAAGTGCTGTAGCTGAGGTTATTCCAGGAGTCCGTCATAGAATGTGCTTGTTTCAGATAATGAGGAAGGCCGCAGAACGTTTAGGTGGGCTGTCAGAGTACAGAGCTATCAACAAGGCGATGCATAAGGCTGTGTATGATTCTTTAACCATCGATGAGTTTGAAGGGGAATGGAATACTTTAATTACATATAGTGGGCTTCAGGGCAATGACTGGCTAAGATCACTTTATGAATGCCGATCTTCATGGGTTCCTGTTTTCATTAAAGATACATTTTGGGCAGGAATGTCTGCTACACAAAGAAATGAAACAATCACTCCTTTTTTTTATGGATATGTTGATTTAAAAACCACCttgaagcattttcttggcaAGTATGAGATGGCTTTGCAGAGTAAATATGAGAAGGAGGCCCAAGCAGATTTTGAGACATTTCATAAGCAACGTCCACCGGTATCAAAATTCTATATGGAAGAGCAGCTCTCAAAGGTATACACGCATAATATGTTCAAGAAGTTCCAAGATGAGATTGAAGCCATAATGTACTGCCACGTATCTTTAATTGGTGTTGACGGGCCTGTCTCCACATTCAATGTCAAGGAGTGCATTTTCCTTGAAGATGGTAAAAGGACCATGAGTAAAATTTTTGCAGTGACATACAAAGCGGACGAAAAGAGTATTAGTTGTATATGTGGAGGTTTCCAATTCAGTGGCATACTATGTAGGCATAGTCTCTCAATGCTCAAGTTTCAACTGGTTCGTGAAATTCCACAACATTATATTCTTGATAGGTGGAAAAAGGATTTTAGACAGTTGCATGTGAAGAGACGCCCTCCAAGCGATCTTGTCCCCAACAATCGCATGGATCGATATGACTATATATCAATGAGATGTTTGCAACTTGTTGACTCTGCAGTCCTATCAGATAAGTATCGCCTTGCTTTGAGGTTGGTAAGGGAGACAGAAAATTTTCTGCTAAATAGCAACACACATGATGATACACAACCAAGGATCAAGTCTCGTGTTCCTAAAGTAAATAAACCAAATACAGTGACTGGTCAAACCGTGGTGGGTGCAGCTACTGGAAACAGAAATGATGGTCTCAAAGGACCAGAG GCTCCAGCAGTCATGCAAGTACCGCAAATCCAAAAG GGAGGGGCAGAAAAAGGAATAGTTCCTACTGGCTACATTGGAGTACCAGCTAATATCCAGCAATTTGTAGGCAATCAAGCAGCATTTCAGCCAAGCATTGTGTACATGGTACCG AGTGGTGTTGACCCACATGCTTTTGGAAATGTTCTGATGCCGGTGATGTACCAGCAGATGTTCCAG GTGCCTCCGAAGCCAAATGAGACCGTGCAAGATACTTCAGCCAACGGAAAAAGGAAGCGACCTCGTGGTCAGAAGCTTACAGAGACATCTCAACAGGCAAATGGAACCCCAGCATCTGCATCTGGCTAG
- the LOC136477671 gene encoding protein FAR1-RELATED SEQUENCE 6-like isoform X1, producing the protein MEVEEPLLTSKNPRRARRRDLNALDPSMEESDGEDIGVPEVGMVFNNHTEVNRFYRKYARRVGFGVSVRRSSFSQEGTCLYLELMCCKGGRPRYEPKFRKRSSSTTNCPAKIRVKLWGDKLLHVELAILDHNHPVSPAMARFLNSYKQLSGPAKKRLRMGGPGAMPVEESSEMPMDKLGELEQLLFGESKHHSFVERGHLKLQPGDSEALRLFFTRMQAKNANFFNVIDLDDEGCTRNVFWADARSRAMCEYYSDVITLDTSYVASKYDMPLATFIGVNHHGQSVLMGCALLSDETAETYSWLLKAWIACMYGNRPKAIVTDYCRGIQSAVAEVIPGVRHRMCLFQIMRKAAERLGGLSEYRAINKAMHKAVYDSLTIDEFEGEWNTLITYSGLQGNDWLRSLYECRSSWVPVFIKDTFWAGMSATQRNETITPFFYGYVDLKTTLKHFLGKYEMALQSKYEKEAQADFETFHKQRPPVSKFYMEEQLSKVYTHNMFKKFQDEIEAIMYCHVSLIGVDGPVSTFNVKECIFLEDGKRTMSKIFAVTYKADEKSISCICGGFQFSGILCRHSLSMLKFQLVREIPQHYILDRWKKDFRQLHVKRRPPSDLVPNNRMDRYDYISMRCLQLVDSAVLSDKYRLALRLVRETENFLLNSNTHDDTQPRIKSRVPKVNKPNTVTGQTVVGAATGNRNDGLKGPEAPAVMQVPQIQKGGAEKGIVPTGYIGVPANIQQFVGNQAAFQPSIVYMVPSGVDPHAFGNVLMPVMYQQMFQVPPKPNETVQDTSANGKRKRPRGQKLTETSQQANGTPASASG; encoded by the exons atggaggtggaggagcCGCTCCTAACGTCCAAGAACCCCCGCCGTGCAAGGCGCCGGGACCTCAACGCACTG gaTCCCAGCATGGAGGAGTCCGATGGGGAGGATATTGGTGTTCCAGAAGTTGGCATGGTGTTCAATAATCACACAGAAGTCAACCGATTCTACCGCAAGTATGCCCGCCGTGTTGGCTTTGGTGTCTCAGTAAGGAGGTCCTCTTTCTCACAAGAAGGGACCTGCTTATATCTCGAGCTTATGTGCTGCAAAGGAGGGCGGCCACGTTATGAGCCAAAGTTTCGGAAACGGTCTTCATCGACCACTAACTGCCCAGCCAAGATCCGAGTGAAGTTGTGGGGAGATAAATTGTTGCATGTAGAGTTGGCGATCCTCGATCATAATCATCCAGTGAGCCCAGCAATGGCAAGGTTTTTGAACTCTTATAAGCAGCTCTCTGGCCCTGCGAAGAAGCGGTTGCGTATGGGTGGCCCTGGGGCTATGCCTGTTGAAGAGTCAAGCGAGATGCCCATGGATAAGCTGGGGGAGCTTGAGCAGCTTCTTTTTGGCGAGAGCAAGCACCACAGCTTTGTGGAGAGGGGTCATTTGAAGCTCCAACCTGGAGATTCAGAGGCCCTTCGTCTTTTCTTCACTCGGATGCAGGCCAAAAATGCCAACTTTTTCAATGTCATTGACCTGGACGATGAAGGCTGTACCAGGAATGTTTTCTGGGCAGATGCACGGTCAAGAGCCATGTGTGAGTACTATAGTGATGTCATCACACTTGATACGTCATATGTGGCTAGTAAATATGATATGCCTCTTGCAACATTTATTGGGGTGAATCATCATGGACAATCTGTCTTGATGGGGTGTGCCCTGCTTTCTGATGAAACAGCAGAAACCTATTCATGGCTACTTAAGGCTTGGATAGCATGTATGTATGGCAATCGTCCGAAGGCTATTGTCACTGACTATTGTAGGGGCATCCAAAGTGCTGTAGCTGAGGTTATTCCAGGAGTCCGTCATAGAATGTGCTTGTTTCAGATAATGAGGAAGGCCGCAGAACGTTTAGGTGGGCTGTCAGAGTACAGAGCTATCAACAAGGCGATGCATAAGGCTGTGTATGATTCTTTAACCATCGATGAGTTTGAAGGGGAATGGAATACTTTAATTACATATAGTGGGCTTCAGGGCAATGACTGGCTAAGATCACTTTATGAATGCCGATCTTCATGGGTTCCTGTTTTCATTAAAGATACATTTTGGGCAGGAATGTCTGCTACACAAAGAAATGAAACAATCACTCCTTTTTTTTATGGATATGTTGATTTAAAAACCACCttgaagcattttcttggcaAGTATGAGATGGCTTTGCAGAGTAAATATGAGAAGGAGGCCCAAGCAGATTTTGAGACATTTCATAAGCAACGTCCACCGGTATCAAAATTCTATATGGAAGAGCAGCTCTCAAAGGTATACACGCATAATATGTTCAAGAAGTTCCAAGATGAGATTGAAGCCATAATGTACTGCCACGTATCTTTAATTGGTGTTGACGGGCCTGTCTCCACATTCAATGTCAAGGAGTGCATTTTCCTTGAAGATGGTAAAAGGACCATGAGTAAAATTTTTGCAGTGACATACAAAGCGGACGAAAAGAGTATTAGTTGTATATGTGGAGGTTTCCAATTCAGTGGCATACTATGTAGGCATAGTCTCTCAATGCTCAAGTTTCAACTGGTTCGTGAAATTCCACAACATTATATTCTTGATAGGTGGAAAAAGGATTTTAGACAGTTGCATGTGAAGAGACGCCCTCCAAGCGATCTTGTCCCCAACAATCGCATGGATCGATATGACTATATATCAATGAGATGTTTGCAACTTGTTGACTCTGCAGTCCTATCAGATAAGTATCGCCTTGCTTTGAGGTTGGTAAGGGAGACAGAAAATTTTCTGCTAAATAGCAACACACATGATGATACACAACCAAGGATCAAGTCTCGTGTTCCTAAAGTAAATAAACCAAATACAGTGACTGGTCAAACCGTGGTGGGTGCAGCTACTGGAAACAGAAATGATGGTCTCAAAGGACCAGAG GCTCCAGCAGTCATGCAAGTACCGCAAATCCAAAAG GGAGGGGCAGAAAAAGGAATAGTTCCTACTGGCTACATTGGAGTACCAGCTAATATCCAGCAATTTGTAGGCAATCAAGCAGCATTTCAGCCAAGCATTGTGTACATGGTACCG AGTGGTGTTGACCCACATGCTTTTGGAAATGTTCTGATGCCGGTGATGTACCAGCAGATGTTCCAG GTGCCTCCGAAGCCAAATGAGACCGTGCAAGATACTTCAGCCAACGGAAAAAGGAAGCGACCTCGTGGTCAGAAGCTTACAGAGACATCTCAACAGGCAAATGGAACCCCAGCATCTGCATCTGGCTAG